A genomic stretch from Falco cherrug isolate bFalChe1 chromosome 1, bFalChe1.pri, whole genome shotgun sequence includes:
- the GEMIN4 gene encoding gem-associated protein 4 isoform X1 codes for MNGGASGGRWPWGVCEETAILHGGFLLAARLTQPRPLRELRKADWLRVGTPIIDALGEIGARCPSALQHSLWKKEAVAIVWAKVLLPDPPAPSLDQGWKEDGFFSVGRMIPEVNHTVLFELVKALGVPQLFVQLLLALPQDVCRHQLEHLVEYVSSETSPSDIRFFLDVWWEVVKHKEGQEDATVSAFSALIYQHGCESSLDDGLQPPKRFKGDPGSLNSSPAATSLLMVLIEGLKQTYRSIALPRLKCYALANLAELLSVFPEVEAEGNPLPVAEYLDKISSVISLWASDTESKYHHSGLDEKVKEAERTMSLLSLAKLSCEELFVGLDFLSSLLHAWGEELQGTLNSSEEPCYESYRLLDALTNLGKNLVCFSEARDLSEDEAGVVLELTQVTKDFLEKISASLKSKDLDTNLVSSVAMTIIEQKLDRHVEVCSIFVSEKTWAFSKDWVDCLVKNRALFQKPELVLKLLETLVNFAVFRQDKEARELQMQVTKAIMECYTELSLSDKNKVVSGVLESWGGPGLSLNLQVVMEGFQEDLNVTFNQITKSVSDEGLTRAVASVARLTLLYPEATVKQLCNLAVVNLGAHQFLAQILCSFPALSFLETHNDPGRPHSLVVRCLEEAVWGRLSTAREEEQFIAFLTFLMQPSSAVPLVSPAEVIKAFVLPYLKSDSAQIELSLQILSKVLGIQSCSEEHWIKSCHPFPLLLSLCKLLDGYTKYWHQPRDQLFPSLETKDLILNILSQLCEVVRPETAPSPELWVQSLAWLHRKMASLDWTVGLRLKKLYGDHFKNEVPSTLFEICTLPEDDWTSQPLPAYGPGSGLLAWMECCCVSTALRDTMLTLLTVNVDNPEEVNLFSKGFLVALIQVLPWCSHSEWKRLTHVVENLLQRQVLHVPYTLEYVQYMPLLNLRPFACYLQFSVLFLRGFQLLCSSSCSTWLPAEAWLHVVRLYCSSLTDLLGSVKNATGPPLPPAEDRTSTQEVSFICIQMFCHLLHVAAMLPDKGCSEPLVVVALEILSQYETFSSADTSPSNALRKANERHFLESITDNVGDKALRGTLLQKLSKLGAHSAGELA; via the exons ATGAATGGAGGCGCTTCGGGAGGGCGGT GGCCGTGGGGCGTGTGCGAGGAGACGGCCATCCTGCACGGCGGGTTCCTGCTGGCCGCCCGACTCACCCAGCCGCGGCCGCTGCGGGAGCTGCGCAAAGCGGACTGGCTGCGCGTGGGGACCCCCATCATCGACGCCCTGGGGGAGATCGGAGCGCGCTGCCCTTCCgcgctgcagcacagcctctggAAGAAGGAGGCTGTGGCCATCGTCTGGGCTAAAGTCCTGCTGccagacccccccgccccctcacTGGACCAGGGATGGAAGGAGGATGGCTTCTTCTCCGTGGGCAGGATGATCCCCGAAGTTAACCACACTGTCCTCTTCGAGCTGGTCAAGGCCCTCGGCGTGCCCCAGCTCTTcgtgcagctgctgctggcactgccccAGGATGTGTGCCGGCACCAGCTGGAGCACTTGGTGGAGTACGTCTCCAGTGAGACGTCCCCATCAGACATCAGGTTCTTCTTGGATGTATGGTGGGAGGTGGTGAAGCACAAAGAGGGACAGGAAGACGCAACAGTCTCTGCGTTCAGCGCTCTCATATATCAGCATGGGTGTGAGTCCTCTCTGGACGATGGTCTCCAGCCCCCAAAGAGGTTCAAGGGTGACCCTGGCTCTCTGAATAGctcccctgctgccaccagcctgctCATGGTCCTGATAGAGGGGTTAAAGCAGACCTACAGGAGCATTGCCCTGCCCCGCCTGAAGTGCTATGCTTTGGCCaacctggcagagctgctgtctgTGTTCCCTGAGGTAGAGGCAGAGGGAAACCCCCTGCCTGTTGCAGAGTACCTGGACAAGATCAGCTCTGTCATCAGCCTCTGGGCCAGTGACACTGAAAGCAAGTACCACCACAGTGGGCTGGATGAGAAGgtgaaggaagcagagagaacCATGAGCCTCTTGTCCTTGGCTAAGCTCTCTTGTGAGGAGCTCTTTGTTGGCTTGGACTTCCTCTCCAGCTTGTTGCATGcctggggagaggagctgcaAGGTACCTTGAACAGCTCTGAGGAGCCCTGCTATGAGAGCTATCGGCTCCTGGATGCTCTTACCAATCTTGGGAAGAACCTAGTTTGCTTCTCAGAAGCTAGAGACCTGAGTGAGGATGAAGCAGGTGTAGTGTTAGAGCTGACACAGGTCACCAAGGACTTTCTTGAGAAGATCAGTGCCAGCCTGAAGAGCAAGGATTTGGATACCAACCTTGTGTCTTCAGTTGCCATGACAATCATTGAGCAGAAGCTAGACCGGCATGTGGAGGTGTGCTCCATTTTTGTATCTGAAAAGACCTGGGCCTTTTCGAAGGACTGGGTTGACTGCCTTGTGAAAAACAGAGCGCTCTTCCAGAAACCAGAGCTAGTTTTGAAATTGCTGGAGACACTGGTGAACTTTGCTGTGTTCCGCCAAGATAAGGAGGCCCGAGAGCTGCAGATGCAAGTGACCAAAGCCATCATGGAGTGTTACACTGAGCTTTCGTTAAGTGACAAAAACAAAGTGGTCTCAGGCGTCCTGGAATCCTGGGGTGGACCAGGCCTGTCTCTGAACTTGCAGGTTGTCATGGAGGGGTTCCAGGAGGACCTGAATGTGACTTTCAACCAGATCACAAAGAGTGTGTCTGATGAAGGCCTGACCAGGGCCGTGGCTTCTGTGGCCAGGCTCACGCTGCTGTACCCTGAGGCCACAGTGAAGCAGCTTTGTAATCTTGCTGTAGTCAACCTAGGAGCACACCAGTTCCTTGCACAAatcctctgctccttcccagcgCTGAGCTTTCTGGAGACCCACAATGATCCAGGCAGGCCACACAGCCTGGTGGTGAGGTGTCTGGAGGAGGCAGTATGGGGGAGGCTTTCCACTGCAAGGGAAGAGGAGCAGTTCATTGCCTTCCTGACCTTTCTCATGCAGCCAAGTTCAGCCGTCCCACTTGTGTCACCTGCAGAGGTGATCAAAGCCTTTGTCCTTCCCTATTTGAAGTCAGATTCTGCTCAAATTGAGCTGAGCCTGCAGATCCTCAGTAAGGTTTTGGGGATCCAGTCCTGTTCAGAAGAGCACTGGATCAAGTCCTGTCACCCATTCCCGCTTCTCCTCAGCCTCTGCAAGCTTCTAGATGGTTACACAAAGTACTGGCATCAGCCTAGGGACCAGCTCTTCCCTTCACTGGAGACTAAAGACCTGATACTGAACATCCTCAGCCAGCTCTGTGAGGTGGTAAGACCAGAAACTGCCCCCTCCCCTGAGCTGTGGGTCCAGTCACTGGCTTGGCTTCACAGGAAGATGGCATCGCTAGATTGGACTGTTGGTCTCCGGCTGAAGAAGCTTTATGGAGACCACTTCAAGAATGAGGTCCCATCGACGCTGTTTGAGATTTGCACGCTTCCTGAGGATGACTGGACATCCCAGCCTTTGCCAGCCTATGGACCAGGCAGTGGACTCCTGGCATGGATGGAGTGCTGCTGTGTGTCCACAGCGCTCAGGGACACAATGCTGACACTCCTCACGGTCAATGTGGACAACCCTGAAGAAGTGAATCTCTTCAGCAAAGGGTTCTTGGTGGCTCTCATACAGGTCCTCCCTTGGTGCAGCCACAGCGAATGGAAGAGGCTCACGCACGTCGTTGAAAACCTTCTGCAGAGACAGGTCCTGCATGTGCCGTACACACTGGAGTACGTGCAATACATGCCCTTGCTCAACCTCCGGCCATTTGCCTGCTACCTCCAGTTCTCCGTGCTCTTTCTGCGgggcttccagctcctctgcagctccagTTGTTCcacctggctgccagcagaggCTTGGCTCCATGTAGTCCGGCTGTACTGCAGCAGCCTGACGGACCTGCTGGGCTCTGTCAAGAATGCCACAGGGCCCCCCTTGCCCCCTGCTGAGGACAGGACCTCCACGCAGGAGGTGTCCTTCATTTGCATCCAGATGTTCTGCCACCTGCTGCACGTTGCTGCCATGCTGCCCGACAAGGGGTGCAGCGAGCCGCTGGTGGTGGTGGCGTTGGAGATCCTCTCGCAGTATGAGACGTTCAGCAGCGCCGATACATCCCCCAGCAATGCACTGCGGAAAGCCAATGAGAGGCACTTCCTGGAGTCCATCACGGACAATGTTGGTGACAAGGCACTGCGTGGCACTCTCCTGCAGAAGCTCAGCAAACTGGGAGCCCACTCAGCCGGGGAACTGGCTTGA
- the GEMIN4 gene encoding gem-associated protein 4 isoform X2, whose protein sequence is MEPGPWGVCEETAILHGGFLLAARLTQPRPLRELRKADWLRVGTPIIDALGEIGARCPSALQHSLWKKEAVAIVWAKVLLPDPPAPSLDQGWKEDGFFSVGRMIPEVNHTVLFELVKALGVPQLFVQLLLALPQDVCRHQLEHLVEYVSSETSPSDIRFFLDVWWEVVKHKEGQEDATVSAFSALIYQHGCESSLDDGLQPPKRFKGDPGSLNSSPAATSLLMVLIEGLKQTYRSIALPRLKCYALANLAELLSVFPEVEAEGNPLPVAEYLDKISSVISLWASDTESKYHHSGLDEKVKEAERTMSLLSLAKLSCEELFVGLDFLSSLLHAWGEELQGTLNSSEEPCYESYRLLDALTNLGKNLVCFSEARDLSEDEAGVVLELTQVTKDFLEKISASLKSKDLDTNLVSSVAMTIIEQKLDRHVEVCSIFVSEKTWAFSKDWVDCLVKNRALFQKPELVLKLLETLVNFAVFRQDKEARELQMQVTKAIMECYTELSLSDKNKVVSGVLESWGGPGLSLNLQVVMEGFQEDLNVTFNQITKSVSDEGLTRAVASVARLTLLYPEATVKQLCNLAVVNLGAHQFLAQILCSFPALSFLETHNDPGRPHSLVVRCLEEAVWGRLSTAREEEQFIAFLTFLMQPSSAVPLVSPAEVIKAFVLPYLKSDSAQIELSLQILSKVLGIQSCSEEHWIKSCHPFPLLLSLCKLLDGYTKYWHQPRDQLFPSLETKDLILNILSQLCEVVRPETAPSPELWVQSLAWLHRKMASLDWTVGLRLKKLYGDHFKNEVPSTLFEICTLPEDDWTSQPLPAYGPGSGLLAWMECCCVSTALRDTMLTLLTVNVDNPEEVNLFSKGFLVALIQVLPWCSHSEWKRLTHVVENLLQRQVLHVPYTLEYVQYMPLLNLRPFACYLQFSVLFLRGFQLLCSSSCSTWLPAEAWLHVVRLYCSSLTDLLGSVKNATGPPLPPAEDRTSTQEVSFICIQMFCHLLHVAAMLPDKGCSEPLVVVALEILSQYETFSSADTSPSNALRKANERHFLESITDNVGDKALRGTLLQKLSKLGAHSAGELA, encoded by the exons ATGGAGCCCG GGCCGTGGGGCGTGTGCGAGGAGACGGCCATCCTGCACGGCGGGTTCCTGCTGGCCGCCCGACTCACCCAGCCGCGGCCGCTGCGGGAGCTGCGCAAAGCGGACTGGCTGCGCGTGGGGACCCCCATCATCGACGCCCTGGGGGAGATCGGAGCGCGCTGCCCTTCCgcgctgcagcacagcctctggAAGAAGGAGGCTGTGGCCATCGTCTGGGCTAAAGTCCTGCTGccagacccccccgccccctcacTGGACCAGGGATGGAAGGAGGATGGCTTCTTCTCCGTGGGCAGGATGATCCCCGAAGTTAACCACACTGTCCTCTTCGAGCTGGTCAAGGCCCTCGGCGTGCCCCAGCTCTTcgtgcagctgctgctggcactgccccAGGATGTGTGCCGGCACCAGCTGGAGCACTTGGTGGAGTACGTCTCCAGTGAGACGTCCCCATCAGACATCAGGTTCTTCTTGGATGTATGGTGGGAGGTGGTGAAGCACAAAGAGGGACAGGAAGACGCAACAGTCTCTGCGTTCAGCGCTCTCATATATCAGCATGGGTGTGAGTCCTCTCTGGACGATGGTCTCCAGCCCCCAAAGAGGTTCAAGGGTGACCCTGGCTCTCTGAATAGctcccctgctgccaccagcctgctCATGGTCCTGATAGAGGGGTTAAAGCAGACCTACAGGAGCATTGCCCTGCCCCGCCTGAAGTGCTATGCTTTGGCCaacctggcagagctgctgtctgTGTTCCCTGAGGTAGAGGCAGAGGGAAACCCCCTGCCTGTTGCAGAGTACCTGGACAAGATCAGCTCTGTCATCAGCCTCTGGGCCAGTGACACTGAAAGCAAGTACCACCACAGTGGGCTGGATGAGAAGgtgaaggaagcagagagaacCATGAGCCTCTTGTCCTTGGCTAAGCTCTCTTGTGAGGAGCTCTTTGTTGGCTTGGACTTCCTCTCCAGCTTGTTGCATGcctggggagaggagctgcaAGGTACCTTGAACAGCTCTGAGGAGCCCTGCTATGAGAGCTATCGGCTCCTGGATGCTCTTACCAATCTTGGGAAGAACCTAGTTTGCTTCTCAGAAGCTAGAGACCTGAGTGAGGATGAAGCAGGTGTAGTGTTAGAGCTGACACAGGTCACCAAGGACTTTCTTGAGAAGATCAGTGCCAGCCTGAAGAGCAAGGATTTGGATACCAACCTTGTGTCTTCAGTTGCCATGACAATCATTGAGCAGAAGCTAGACCGGCATGTGGAGGTGTGCTCCATTTTTGTATCTGAAAAGACCTGGGCCTTTTCGAAGGACTGGGTTGACTGCCTTGTGAAAAACAGAGCGCTCTTCCAGAAACCAGAGCTAGTTTTGAAATTGCTGGAGACACTGGTGAACTTTGCTGTGTTCCGCCAAGATAAGGAGGCCCGAGAGCTGCAGATGCAAGTGACCAAAGCCATCATGGAGTGTTACACTGAGCTTTCGTTAAGTGACAAAAACAAAGTGGTCTCAGGCGTCCTGGAATCCTGGGGTGGACCAGGCCTGTCTCTGAACTTGCAGGTTGTCATGGAGGGGTTCCAGGAGGACCTGAATGTGACTTTCAACCAGATCACAAAGAGTGTGTCTGATGAAGGCCTGACCAGGGCCGTGGCTTCTGTGGCCAGGCTCACGCTGCTGTACCCTGAGGCCACAGTGAAGCAGCTTTGTAATCTTGCTGTAGTCAACCTAGGAGCACACCAGTTCCTTGCACAAatcctctgctccttcccagcgCTGAGCTTTCTGGAGACCCACAATGATCCAGGCAGGCCACACAGCCTGGTGGTGAGGTGTCTGGAGGAGGCAGTATGGGGGAGGCTTTCCACTGCAAGGGAAGAGGAGCAGTTCATTGCCTTCCTGACCTTTCTCATGCAGCCAAGTTCAGCCGTCCCACTTGTGTCACCTGCAGAGGTGATCAAAGCCTTTGTCCTTCCCTATTTGAAGTCAGATTCTGCTCAAATTGAGCTGAGCCTGCAGATCCTCAGTAAGGTTTTGGGGATCCAGTCCTGTTCAGAAGAGCACTGGATCAAGTCCTGTCACCCATTCCCGCTTCTCCTCAGCCTCTGCAAGCTTCTAGATGGTTACACAAAGTACTGGCATCAGCCTAGGGACCAGCTCTTCCCTTCACTGGAGACTAAAGACCTGATACTGAACATCCTCAGCCAGCTCTGTGAGGTGGTAAGACCAGAAACTGCCCCCTCCCCTGAGCTGTGGGTCCAGTCACTGGCTTGGCTTCACAGGAAGATGGCATCGCTAGATTGGACTGTTGGTCTCCGGCTGAAGAAGCTTTATGGAGACCACTTCAAGAATGAGGTCCCATCGACGCTGTTTGAGATTTGCACGCTTCCTGAGGATGACTGGACATCCCAGCCTTTGCCAGCCTATGGACCAGGCAGTGGACTCCTGGCATGGATGGAGTGCTGCTGTGTGTCCACAGCGCTCAGGGACACAATGCTGACACTCCTCACGGTCAATGTGGACAACCCTGAAGAAGTGAATCTCTTCAGCAAAGGGTTCTTGGTGGCTCTCATACAGGTCCTCCCTTGGTGCAGCCACAGCGAATGGAAGAGGCTCACGCACGTCGTTGAAAACCTTCTGCAGAGACAGGTCCTGCATGTGCCGTACACACTGGAGTACGTGCAATACATGCCCTTGCTCAACCTCCGGCCATTTGCCTGCTACCTCCAGTTCTCCGTGCTCTTTCTGCGgggcttccagctcctctgcagctccagTTGTTCcacctggctgccagcagaggCTTGGCTCCATGTAGTCCGGCTGTACTGCAGCAGCCTGACGGACCTGCTGGGCTCTGTCAAGAATGCCACAGGGCCCCCCTTGCCCCCTGCTGAGGACAGGACCTCCACGCAGGAGGTGTCCTTCATTTGCATCCAGATGTTCTGCCACCTGCTGCACGTTGCTGCCATGCTGCCCGACAAGGGGTGCAGCGAGCCGCTGGTGGTGGTGGCGTTGGAGATCCTCTCGCAGTATGAGACGTTCAGCAGCGCCGATACATCCCCCAGCAATGCACTGCGGAAAGCCAATGAGAGGCACTTCCTGGAGTCCATCACGGACAATGTTGGTGACAAGGCACTGCGTGGCACTCTCCTGCAGAAGCTCAGCAAACTGGGAGCCCACTCAGCCGGGGAACTGGCTTGA